In Buteo buteo chromosome 16, bButBut1.hap1.1, whole genome shotgun sequence, the DNA window CTTCTTGCCACTGGTAAGGCAGTGGTGCCTGCCCACTCCTGCAAGCCCGCTTCTACCAGTTGCAGTGGCAGCTCACTGGTGGCCCTCTGGGAGGCTCCTGCCCACAGCTTTGGGGTGAGTGGCAGCGCCAGGATCAGGCCCATGGCATCTGGTCCAGCAACCTGTTCATGTGCGGTCCCTGCTTGTTGCTGAGGAGCACTGCGGCCACACTCTCCTGCCCTCGCAGGCAGCTCTCAAAGGCATCTTGGCGCTTTCTAGACATCCGGCCCCAGTCATCTGGTGGGATTAAATCCAGCCTGTATCACATCTGCCTAAAAGATTCTTGGGGACCTGGGGCTCAGCTGCTCCCTGGAGTAGCGTCTCACATTGCTTCTGTAACTCAGGCACCGACATGACTTTAAtacaactttttaaagaatgcaTTTGTATCTAGTAAGCCCTTGAGTACAGCAGAGTCCCTTTTATATTGAAATTCAGGCTCCTCAATAACATTTTATTATGAGGCTTGCTATTTTTGGAATTGCTGCTACTCTGTTATGAGCAGGGAACCTAACATCCTTCGATATGAAATCATTAAGGGCACAGCAGAGTTCATTACAGGGGCATTTCTCTGGATTAAGAACAAATCAATACCACATACTAATATCACAGCCTGGTACCTGGCTTCGGTTGCAAATAGCACATCCAGAGGCAGATACTCTTCTTTTGGCCTCTTGTGCACTTCTTCCAATATCTTATTTACTGTTTTCCCCCAAGCTGTTGTGATGGATTTATGAGCAGACAAAATCCAAaggttgtttttccttcagctaCCTGAATAgtgtagcttttaaaataaagaagaaagaaataaccAGCTTAAGTTTGTGATATTGCAGTAACCTCACATGCAATATGACTTCCCTGCTCCTGTCGGCGGAGCCCCCTGGAAGTGGACGTGCAGAAGGGAGCGAAGGCCTGAAGCTCTTTCCAGTTACGTTTAGCTGATCAGAGTTAGAGTAAGTTTCAGATGTGTTGAGTTAGGAACATGCCTGGGGGAGGTGAGTtgggagggaaaaagggaaaaaaggatgaGGATAATTTATAAGAAGGCTCCAACAGAAGGAAGAGCTCTTGCTGATCAAGTATCCCCTGGAGGAGTCACCTTCTTTTGGGAAAATCTGCCCTGGATTGAGGTGTGGGAACAGTTAGAGTTTGTTGGCCTCATGGGCATGCTGCACTGGCAGGGACTGAGGGTAAGCACCGCCGTCTTGGTGGGACTGGGGCAGCATGGCCCCAGCCTCCATGAAGGACCTTCACTCGGGCAGTGTATGACCACCTTGATCCTGAGTGGAAGCTCCAGCTTTGCTCCGGACAATGCAGATCTATGTCCCAGACCTGGCCTGAAGCAGGTTTGCCCATCTGTGGTTTCAGACGAGAGCAGGATAAAAGAGGTTTAACTGTGTTCAGCATGGGGCTGCGGGGTGGATGGGGGATGCTAGGCTGTCAGGAACCAccagctgctctggctgttGCTCAACCATCAAGAGCTGTGTCTCAAGATGTCTCCTGCTGTAGCTGGAGTGGGAGTTTCTCCACAATGCTGCTCCCAGCTATTGCAGCACACAACGTTCATTTGGTTCGGTAGCAGTGCGGGTAGCTGACATGAAAGCTGCTGAGGCCAATggcatttgtttctctttatttattAGAAGTAATTATTAATCAGTGGAatttaattattacttttttgccttttaaaaatgttgcttaATGGAGGAAAGCAGCCATTTGTCTAGGCTGCATTTAATGCTGAGTGGATCCAAAGGGGATTTTCTTCAAGCTGTtttgacaacaataataataaaaaaaaatcaagttggTGAAGTGTGGAGCTGTAGGCCATCTCTGTAATGATCTGAAGCACTCAAGCCCTTATTAACTTAATGCTTTCATTTACTAGCTCATTCCTGGAGGAAGACCTCCTAGTCAAACTGCTATTGCTCCTTTAAAAAACTAAAGTTAGTAATTGCTTCAGCTTCACATCTCATTATGAGGAAAGGCCTACAGCTGAGAGCAGCACTCatcttcttggttttgtttttaaatttccagGGGATGTTCAGCAAAACCTCTTGTTACACCTCTGGCCCAAGTGTTAGCTGTTCCATTGCTGTGTATAAATTTATAAAATCAATTACAAAAGTTCTGCATTTCCACTTTCTTTGGAAATGGGAGGCTTGAGAGCTTGGCTGGATTGAAAACTGTTACTGTATTGATGAGTTGCTGGGCAGATCCTGCCAGCTGGTGGGTGGTGGCTGATCAGTGTTGGTAGGAACACATCCTCTTTCATCAGTGCAGCCTTTAACCCTGAGTAGTTGACACTGCTCTGATTACCATTTACCCCGTTGTTCCTTTAAGTGGatgttttctcccttccctcctctaaCACTGTCTGGGAAGGAGCATGCTTTCACACACATTACTGTAGGGAAGActtagttaaaaagaaaaaaaaaggggggggggtaggggggaagCACTTTAAGGCAGCTTTGAACAAGTAGCTGGTGATAATTGGGCTTTAGCTGTGTACTTGTACTGGAGAACTGGGGACAGTGATGCTGCTGATCTCTGAATTGCTGCACAAGCTCAGGGAAGCAGCTTTCAATCAGCAGTTCCTGCACTGGACTCTGCTTACAGtcaaaaagtgcttttttatCTATTGAAAGCTATTCCATTAGGATTTGAGGGCAGTATATGATAGGGATCCTTGATAAGAGGGAGGCAAGAAGATATCAGGGGTTGGGTGAGATTAGGCTTTTCCTTGTTGCCCATCTCTGATAGTTTCTGAAGAGCAAGATGAGTGCCATCTCAGAGGTACaggcagggaaactgaggcactgcACCGGTGGCTTGCCCAAGGCTTGCGTAACGAGCCTGTTTGTTCTTGCCAAGGCCTGTCCCTAAATACACACATTGGGGTGAagcatttttctgcctttgaaagACACGAGCAACGACGTTATGTGGAGATGTGCAAAGGGAGTCTCCATTGCTAATGTGACCAGTctggagaaagcaaagagagggTGGAATGGGATGGACCCGAAGTACACCAGCGCTGGAGGAAAAATTCCCACTGAGCTTCATCCACTTGGATCGGGTCTCTGGAGAGATGTTGGTAAGGACAGTGACATTTATGTTAATCTCTGAAATAATTCAAAGCTTGTAGATACCACTGTGGTGAACCACTAGAAAAtgtggaaagcagcagctcaggaaagGTCAGCACCTAAAGGTGGGTGCTGAGCAcagctgtcctgctgctgggactgatttctttcttgtttttttttttttttttttttttttttttttttttttttaagcagttaaTTTCTTGGCGTGCTCCAAGCAGACCTGGTTTTAAAAGAAGGAGGTCTGATTCACAAAGGGCGGGTATTCAGTATTCATTCTTCCTAGCTCCAAATCCAGCCCGTGGGGTGGGGTATGGGTTAATTCAAAATCATCAGTGCCTACAGAAAGTCTTGACCACAGCctttgctgcttgctttgaaGTTTGCTGTTAACTGCCGGTTTCTTGCGCTCCCCGAAGTATACGGGCTTTTAGCTTTTTGTCTGCTGTTCCATGCCTTTCTTTGATCATATTTGTTCAGCTTCTGAAAGCAGGAAATAATGAatctgttttaataaaacacttGCTTCGTGTTTGGGAGGGATAAATGAAGGACTTTCCTGCGTGGATTTTCTAGCTTGGCTATTACAAGACACAGTGTTTGATACAGGAGCAGATGCATCAGGAAGGAAATTGTGGGGAAACTCATGTGGTGCTTGGGAGCTCCATGTCTTGCCCCCAGCTACATGTGACCTACAAGCCCAAGACAAGGTGTAGGTCACCAAAACGGGTGACTGACAGAGTCTGGAAGACATGCATTTGTGGAGAAGGAGCAATAAGATTGGGGCTACAAAACCTAACGCTCTCTGCATGTCTTAGCTTTACATCCCCTATATATTTCTGTAGGGGAGTCtcaaggagaaagagaagagggtTTAAATGAGACCTACTCCCATGTAAATATTGTGCTGTTTCCAAGCGCTAGCCCAAAGCAAAGCCGGTGGCTGGAGTTGCTAAAGCCAAAGATAACTTCTtacctgttattttttttttttttaatggccttATGTGCTGGAGACGCACATGGATGAGGTCTGCAGCAAGATCTGAAAGCTCTTTTGAGTTTCTAAGGCGTGGGCACCTCAAACAGCTTTTCTTAGCAGAACTTAACAAAACGAATTAATCCTGGACACTCGAGTGGTGTAGGGCACCACACACTACCAGGCCATTTTAAGTCACATTGAAGTTAATGAAAAGACTCCCACAGACTTCAGTGGGCGACATATCAAACCATGCAGCACGGCAAAGCCAGAGTCTCAGCCATGTGCTTGCTCTTGGTTTTCAAACTTCTCTATTGTGCTGTCCCTATTGaacaatttaaaatgctttctcactggctggagGAATTGAATGAACATTGGATCTGAAAACAAAGCCACAATGTAAATCATGGCACAAATGCACTGAAGGGGAAATCAAAGCTATGTTCATCATCCAGGCAGTTGGAGACAGGTAGAAACAACATTATTTTGGAGATGTCTCAACTGAGAAATTCCAGGAGTAAGAAAATCTCGCTGACTAATTAAGCTCAAATGGATGTACAGGGCTCTGCTCAGAGAGAGGACTAAGTAGAAGTGCTCTTTTCTTACTAAGATCAGTACTAAAGTTAGAAACTCTTTGGaattaaactgcttttagaGGTAAATAGGCTATTtaattttggtggttttttgtttggtttttttttttttggcgggagctggggggagaattgttttttcctgtagagCTATTtgcagggaaagaggcagctCATGTTCTGGATCCTCATAGTTTATTACCAATGAAATGTAGATTTGTAGCCACAGGGCTAGTTAGGCATCTCTATGGAAATGTACAGCTGTGGGGTTTGTGCACTGGTTGTAATGAGGATTTtcagagttttcatttttcttcatacaGACAAGAAGCATATACAAGAAGTCAGACTTTAGTATCCAGTTCCAGGCTGCATTTGGGGAAAGGTCATGGGAAGAACAAAACCCCAGCACACACCTCTCAGTAAATCAGCCTGGGGTGAGACCCTCACAAGAGGTTGTTTTTCAGAGCAAAACGCCTTTTGAAATACCAAGCTTGAGGCTCGTTACGGATAGGCAGAAAAGCACTTCACTTCCTTCCTGCAGATGGACTCAGAATTGTGATCAatagttgttttttcttggttttttgtttttttttttttttttgtttaaaactgtcATTTCAAGAACCATAAAGCTTTCCAAGCACACACATACCTTGGTGCTGATGCTCCAGGTAGAAGCAGGATGCTGGACTCCACAAGCAGATTCCTCTGCACTTTCATGACCCCAACTCCCATCATGTGAGTGCCCGAGTGCTTCTCAGGCactacttcattatttttagatGATAGTGATGTGTCCAAGTCCTGCTGGAGGCTGCCCTGGCCCCTGGgaggctgcagcctggctgaTGGGTTCTTCCGTTACACTTCTGActgtgcttgcttgcttttccaATAACAGGTTAGCACGATCCCTGCACCAGTCTTTTAAAACGGACTTGAAAAATTTCCAAAACGCTTTACATATAAAGCGAATAAACAACTGCAGAGAAGTgatgtgttttttgtttttttcagcagtctTCCAATTGACAGACTTCTGTGTGTAATTAAAGGCTGCATATTCAGtacaatttctctttttatgcCACTTCTGCCTATCTGTTACTTCTGCTAAGGGCTCCTTTTTATGAAGATTCAGGGAAAACcgaggcttttttttccctgtgtataTGCATGTGTCTTTTACATTGGCTTTAAAAAGTATGGTTATTGTGAGCATATTTAATGGCTCTTCTCAAAGAGATCTGGCAGGTTAGAAAGCAGATCCAATACACTTATGTTAttaacagctgcagaaacaagcACAGGGAAGATGACAGCGAAAAGGGAATTACTTTCCTAGTTACCAAAAAGCAGGGGTGAAAGCTGGGCTTTATAGACATCCATTGAAAAATTCACTGACTATGGAACAGGAGTTAagttctgcttctgctcctAACCCTCCCAAGGACAAAACTCTTGAGACAACCTTCCATATGAATATGATAAACTGTTCACTTTGCCACATtacagaaatggcttttttggtcAATGCTGCATTTGCAGACTCCCAAGGAAAAGCTGCGATGCAGACAGGTTGTCATGTGTTGCATGAGCTCATATTAATGCCTTCTGTGACTTAGTCTTGCTACTCGGGTGTTTTTGCTGCTCCTTGTGTAACATCTGACGCAGTGATACCAGACTGTCATTGGCTTCCACTGCACCCTGTTTTCTGTCCAAGAAACAGCAATGAGAGCAACTAaggtggtttttctttttgctttgaacTTTTGAGTGAGGcctgctgtggttttgtgaATTGCATCTTTATTGTAAGTATTTACGAGCCAGAGCTTTTTGCATCTGACAACTTGGCATcagctttgaaaagaaacatgttATTCTAAAGCAGAAAACTAGATTAGAAAATTGTTTTTGCAGATAGAAACAAAGTACTGTCGGCTCATCTAACCCAGTTCTTTGGCAGGCCAGTTTTCAGCATGGCATAACGCATGGCTGCCTCTGCCAGACGTACCAGCCTGGGCTGCTGCGCTTTCTCAGTACAGCTCACGAAACGAGTGCTCGGCCCGGCGTTTTGACCTTTCTGTGAACAAGCTGGCACGTATCTCCACGTAACGCTCCACTGTAACATGGAAAAGTGTCCTACGAGAGTTCAGTTTGGAAAGGTCATCCTATATTTCATAGtgtcccttttaaaaaaaagcctgaaaaagaagtgaaggttggttgttttttttaaaaagtgcgTTTAGCTAGCTAATACAGCAGGCATGTAGAACATAAGCTATCCAACCAACTATGAAATAAATGCTAGAATTAATTGCTTAATTCTCTTTGCATTAAGATAAAgcatatgattttaaaatgtcttcagtGAAGAACTGCTGAGTATGGGAAACATCTACTATTGCCTTGTACTAAATTGAAAAGCAAGTTCAACTGTAAAGATTGGTGGGGTGATAGCCAAAGGCAAGCTGTCCCGCAACTGATTTTGTGAGACAATCTAGTTTTAAGGTTTGTATGTCCCAGTTTGACCCAGTAAGCACATTAAATAATTACTATCTCTGGAAACCCAGGTTTTGTTCAAACCAATTTGTCTGTAGTTCTTCAGCTATGGAAAAGAATCCAGAGAGCTACTTCTTACGCAGCAGCTGGTATGCAAGTGCCAGAAGTTTAACTGTACCAGGGAGTAACAGCCTGCAAGCCAAGAGATTATCATCTGTTCCAGCCTGTTTTCTACAAGGCTGCTGTTAACGACGATTTGTCCTACATTTGCGTCTGGGTTAACACTGCATTTGAACAAAATCCTGAGCATGCACAGATGTAGGAATTGGCCTCCTTCATTTTCAGGTAAGGTGGGTGTGTCTGCCTGTGCACCgccctacccccccccccccccccccccccccccgccccaaatgATGCATTTTCTGGATGTCAGAGAACAGTGTGAAACACGGTCCAGCTTTCAACCTGATAGTGTGACAGGAAGGTGAGACCTTTTGGCAGGGTCAGCGCCTGTCTCGCAGCATAGGTAACCTTCACGTGCCCTGCACGTACAGCTGACCTTTCTGTATTTCGTTCCACCAGGAGCACAGAGTGCTCTCCGTTGGGCCAGGCAGGACCACGCCACATGTGCAGCACAACGTGAAGCCAATGAAATGACTAACAAGTGGAAAGCTTGCATGCGTACCAGCTACAGAGTGGTGCAGGTGCTTGGCAAGATCAAGACTTTGATCCTGTTCACACCAGCATGCGTAAATTCTCACATCCAGTGCTTTCCATGGGAACACTCATACATGTTTTACCTAAATGAAGGGCACTGCACCATCTGATCCAGTCTTTTGTAATACAGCAGCCCCGGTGTTTTGTAAGAACTGGGGTAGAGACTGCGAGTTGACTTTAACTGCGGTGGAAAGTGGACTCTGCTAGCTCCAGAAGCTTCCTAATGCCTCATTCCTACCAAACAAACTTACCCGCTTCCCTGTTGCTGGAACCGTGAGCTTCAGTCCCATGTTTCTAGCCCCCTTCCTTGCCTGACTAGAGCAAAACACTGAACTGGTTACTTAATAGTACTGCTAACCTCAAAGTAACCACCACAAGGAAAGGGCAAGATCCAAGCATACACTTAACTCTGTCTAGAAACTGTAGGAAGGCTACAGGGGAAGACCTcctttatttcaacatttttatgaaatatagTAATTTTTCTACATGAACAAACATTTAGTGTTGCTGGCAGAAGCATCTAAAAGTTCACAAAACAACTCCAAGCACAGATTTAAAATGAAGCATCTAAACTTTTAATCTTCAAATCTTCGTTAAGTGGACTTCATCTTTCCTTGGTTTCCTTGAAAGAGGTTACTGGCTCGGGGCAGTATTttctccagaaggaaaacatctcTCAATGGTTGCACTACAAGTGGCTTTCATCCTTTACTGCCTGAAGTCCAGTTTCAAGTTTAGAATTAGAGATACGTTCTGCATGGCTTGCAGCATGGTACttttttcatctcatttctCCAGGGGTGCGTAATTCAAAAGCTTCTCAATCAGATCCACGTGGGCTAGGAGCATTCTGCGGCAGCAGTATCTCTTCAAACCAAGGGCATCCAGGGCATCTCTATTAATGAACAGGaacaccaataaaaaaaaataatggatgAAGTGAGTCAGAACCACTTGTAAGTGTTCCTAAGCAACATACTGATGACTTTGAGCTTAGTCATAGAGGAAAACTTGTTTGCAGTTCAAACTAAGAAATAGAAATTTAGCATGTGCTGTTAAGGTTCTTTGCTATTTAATGCTGTTGACAGGGTGCTTGCCTG includes these proteins:
- the POLR2L gene encoding DNA-directed RNA polymerases I, II, and III subunit RPABC5, with product MIIPVRCFTCGKIVGNKWEAYLGLLQAEYTEGDALDALGLKRYCCRRMLLAHVDLIEKLLNYAPLEK